Proteins from a genomic interval of Deltaproteobacteria bacterium:
- a CDS encoding TetR/AcrR family transcriptional regulator translates to MGIQERKERERERRRQQIIVAAKRVFTERGFNRATMEDIAKEAELSPGTLYLYFKNKEELYASLSLRILQYLGIRIDHVENEGDSDPLAKLDKLIEAMYDVYDFDPMMIISMFHLQSSETLKNLSPRLKAEINSLSKKSIASIADIFEEGIEKGVVVDRHPMALADTFWSLFSGIILWESSKKIIDGRKDYLKETLKTAFGIFRQGIIVAD, encoded by the coding sequence ATGGGCATCCAGGAAAGAAAAGAGCGTGAAAGGGAAAGGCGGCGTCAGCAGATCATCGTTGCCGCCAAAAGGGTTTTTACGGAAAGAGGCTTCAACAGAGCCACAATGGAAGACATTGCCAAGGAGGCGGAGCTCAGCCCCGGAACGCTCTATTTGTATTTCAAAAACAAGGAAGAGCTTTACGCCTCGCTGTCCCTGCGCATTCTCCAGTATCTGGGCATAAGGATCGACCATGTGGAAAATGAAGGGGATTCGGATCCGTTGGCCAAGCTGGACAAACTCATCGAGGCCATGTACGACGTGTACGATTTCGACCCCATGATGATCATCAGCATGTTTCATCTGCAGTCGAGCGAGACCCTGAAAAACCTGTCGCCTCGATTGAAGGCGGAGATCAATAGCCTGTCGAAAAAATCGATCGCCTCCATTGCAGATATTTTCGAGGAGGGCATCGAAAAAGGCGTGGTCGTCGATCGGCACCCGATGGCGCTGGCCGATACGTTCTGGTCGCTGTTTTCAGGGATCATCCTGTGGGAGTCGAGTAAAAAAATCATCGACGGCAGGAAGGACTACCTAAAAGAAACCCTGAAGACCGCGTTTGGCATATTCCGCCAAGGTATCATCGTAGCTGATTGA
- a CDS encoding TRAP transporter small permease subunit — protein sequence MKFLTAVAKWIDTLNEWVGRGVAWITLGLVLVVFADVVMRYLFNTSFVFTQELEWHLFAFIFLIGGGYTLLHDGHVRVDIIYQRLGFKGKAWVNLIGVILFLIPGCAMIITTSFKFAYTSFSIMEGSPDPGGIPFRFVLKGCITVGFILLLLQGISLGLHSLLQILNVEKPEEAA from the coding sequence ATGAAGTTTTTAACGGCTGTAGCCAAATGGATCGACACCCTGAACGAATGGGTGGGCCGCGGGGTGGCCTGGATTACCCTGGGCCTCGTGCTGGTGGTTTTCGCCGATGTGGTTATGCGCTACCTGTTCAACACCAGTTTCGTTTTCACCCAGGAACTGGAATGGCACCTGTTTGCATTCATTTTTCTGATCGGGGGCGGTTACACCCTTCTGCACGACGGGCACGTCCGCGTGGATATTATCTACCAACGCTTGGGTTTCAAGGGCAAGGCCTGGGTGAACCTGATCGGTGTCATTCTGTTTCTGATACCCGGTTGCGCCATGATTATCACAACGTCCTTCAAATTTGCGTATACATCGTTTTCCATTATGGAAGGGTCGCCGGACCCCGGGGGCATCCCGTTCCGCTTCGTTCTCAAGGGGTGTATCACCGTCGGGTTCATCCTGCTGCTCTTGCAGGGGATTTCACTGGGGCTTCACAGTCTGCTGCAAATACTGAACGTTGAGAAGCCAGAGGAGGCGGCCTGA
- a CDS encoding FecR family protein yields MKHNLIVHCLLVVFFLTLSTAVASETVEPVGNITSMKGRLQVKKKDGRVWLDAEPDQGVFYGDAIRTGDESEGIVTLVDESVIRVHANSQIIVNTIISPLEKKNSILLFFGRVWNKISKKALRRKLFEVQTPTAVCGVRGTDFETGAYEDGTTLVRVNSGEVSVGNEAHRTMVGANQGTRLSYEDREIRIETGFQPDWEASSAAGRKNLFADGEKYGTYVNSEIYRQRDYLKSLVARVADLSEEKKRVKTAAETARRKGDDAAYTARERELEQINRELGDLNKKIAYTGGRLECQFGLFSHYGYLAKDPELSRYFNGKEFILKQLDNIEMIQAEFDAMIEEGMKMSMEDMEDLMDEMRQKVRDHKTSKKDDLFNQL; encoded by the coding sequence ATGAAGCACAACCTGATTGTTCATTGTTTGCTCGTTGTTTTTTTCCTTACGCTTTCAACGGCCGTGGCAAGCGAAACCGTGGAACCGGTTGGAAATATCACTTCCATGAAAGGCCGGTTGCAGGTGAAAAAAAAGGATGGCCGGGTGTGGCTCGATGCCGAACCGGACCAGGGTGTGTTTTATGGCGATGCCATCCGCACCGGGGATGAAAGTGAAGGCATCGTCACCCTGGTCGACGAAAGCGTTATCAGGGTTCACGCGAACAGCCAGATCATAGTGAACACCATTATCTCACCTCTGGAAAAGAAAAATTCGATTCTGTTGTTTTTCGGGAGGGTGTGGAATAAAATCAGCAAAAAGGCGCTGCGCAGAAAACTGTTCGAGGTGCAAACGCCGACCGCGGTTTGTGGGGTGCGCGGCACGGACTTCGAGACGGGGGCCTATGAGGACGGCACGACCCTGGTGCGGGTGAACAGCGGCGAGGTGAGCGTCGGCAATGAAGCCCACCGTACCATGGTGGGCGCAAACCAGGGAACCCGCCTTTCCTACGAAGACCGCGAGATCAGAATCGAAACAGGCTTCCAGCCGGACTGGGAGGCGAGCAGCGCAGCGGGCCGCAAAAACCTCTTTGCCGATGGTGAAAAATATGGCACATATGTCAACTCTGAAATTTACAGGCAGCGGGATTACCTGAAAAGCCTGGTGGCTCGGGTTGCGGACTTGTCGGAAGAAAAAAAACGTGTCAAGACTGCCGCCGAAACCGCTCGGAGAAAAGGCGACGATGCCGCCTACACAGCCCGGGAGAGGGAGCTCGAACAAATCAATCGGGAATTGGGCGACCTCAACAAAAAAATTGCCTACACCGGCGGAAGGCTCGAGTGCCAGTTCGGTCTGTTTTCCCACTACGGCTACCTGGCAAAGGACCCGGAGCTTTCCCGCTACTTCAACGGAAAGGAATTCATCCTCAAACAATTGGACAATATCGAGATGATTCAGGCTGAGTTCGATGCCATGATCGAAGAGGGGATGAAGATGTCCATGGAGGACATGGAAGACTTGATGGATGAGATGCGACAGAAGGTTCGGGATCATAAAACCAGCAAAAAAGATGATCTCTTCAACCAACTGTAA